A genomic segment from Aegilops tauschii subsp. strangulata cultivar AL8/78 chromosome 1, Aet v6.0, whole genome shotgun sequence encodes:
- the LOC109757873 gene encoding uncharacterized protein produces MGKAAGGQREQPPGAAAEGGGEGRRRGRSCSGCRRSVRPQCVAALLLGAAVLLSALFWLPPFAGRHRGRRAGPPDPPGDALAADIVASFMLQKTVSELNESIPKLEFDIYEEIGIPNSTVAVNFLQPSGASNWTNVIFSVVPYPKYSTMSSTWLSILRSHFMSLVVQQSTLQLTESLFGNSSFFEVLKFPGGITIIPPQAAFLVQKPYASFNFTLNFPIDKVQDKTNELKDQMRAGLLLDTNEILYIKLTNLEGSTVAPPTVVRSSIILEVGNHQPSPPRMKQLAQTIANSSSGNLGLNHTVFGKVKQISLSSYLRHSLHSGSDSDAPSPAPMTHEDHRRHHHNHHHHHHHHHHHHHHHHSHHRSHEVIRHLPPSPAPVHPPVEQPKYRSPSPSGYSYGYTNKPKNKAPVAPAAEPVVRNHHYASPPTMPHAVSPSSISPSPSARHSTNIPNRHHSSPAPSPANVKPPLHTVSLAHAHHPAQVPAVAPAPNTSFATRRHSCQWALAILLCLLAGLP; encoded by the exons ATGGGAAAGGCGGCCGGGGGGCAGCGGGAGCAGCCgccgggggcggcggcggagggaggaggagaaggaagaagaagaggaagaagctGCAGCGGATGCCGCCGGTCCGTGCGGCCGCAATGCGTGGCCGCGCTCCTTCTCGGCGCCGCCGTGCTCCTCTCCGCCCTGTTCTGGCTGCCGCCCTTCGCCGGGCGCCACCGCGGCCGCCGAGCGGGGCCGCCGGATCCCCCGGGGGACGCGCTCGCAG CTGATATAGTGGCAAGCTTTATGCTACAAAAGACGGTGTCAGAGTTGAATGAAAGTATACCTAAGCTTGAGTTTGACATCTATGAGGAAATTGGCATCCCTAACTCTACT GTTGCTGTAAATTTTCTACAACCATCAGGTGCATCAAACTGGACAAATGTCATCTTCAGCGTTGTGCCTTATCCAAAATACTCAACTATGTCATCAACATGGTTGAGCATTCTTAGGTCTCATTTCATGTCCTTGGTTGTACAGCAGTCAACACTCCAATTGACAGAGTCGCTGTTTGGGAACTCATCATTCTTCGAGGTGCTTAAGTTCCCTGGAGGAATAACCATTATCCCTCCGCAAGCTGCTTTTCTTGTGCAGAAGCCTTATGCAtctttcaacttcactctgaatttcCCAATCGACAAGGTACAGGATAAAACAAATGAGTTGAAAGACCAAATGAGGGCAGGACTACTTCTCGATACCAATGAG ATCCTCTATATCAAATTGACAAATTTGGAAGGTTCAACGGTTGCTCCTCCAACAGTTGTTCGGTCCTCCATTATTCTAGAAGTTGGGAATCACCAGCCTTCCCCTCCAAGAATGAAGCAGTTGGCACAAACGATTGCTAATTCATCTTCAGGAAACTTGGGACTAAATCACACTGTATTTGGCAAAGTAAAGCAGATAAGTCTTTCGTCGTATCTGCGGCATTCTTTGCACAGCGGGAGTGATAGTGATGCACCAAGCCCCGCACCCATGACTCATGAAGATCATCGCCGTCACCACCATaatcatcaccaccaccaccaccaccaccaccaccaccatcaccaccaccataGCCACCACCGTAGTCATGAAGTAATTAGGCATTTGCCTCCATCTCCTGCACCTGTACATCCTCCTGTGGAACAGCCCAAATATAGATCTCCATCCCCATCTGGTTATTCATATGGATACACCAATAAGCCAAAAAATAAGGCTCCTGTGGCCCCAGCGGCTGAGCCAGTAGTTAGGAATCATCATTATGCTTCCCCTCCCACCATGCCTCATGCAGTGTCACCATCTTCTATCAGTCCATCACCTTCTGCTCGTCACTCtacaaatattcccaacaggcaCCATAGTTCCCCTGCTCCATCTCCAGCAAATGTGAAGCCCCCGCTGCATACAGTGTCTCTTGCTCATGCGCATCATCCTGCTCAAGTGCCAGCTGTGGCCCCTGCTCCCAACACAT CATTTGCCACCCGAAGGCATTCCTGTCAATGGGCACTTGCGATCCTACTGTGCTTGCTGGCGGGTCTACCATGA
- the LOC109757874 gene encoding RNA-binding protein BRN1 codes for MAEDAGDRDQQQQQQPAAAAGPGAGHACGEDGGGRDESSVKLFVGQVPKLMTEAELAAMFRDVAVVDEVTVIRDKATKASRGCCFLICPSREEADKAVNAYHNKRTLPGAPSPLQVKYADGELERLEHKLFIGMLPKNVTDAEMTDLFSQYGNIKDLQILRGSQQTSKAGCAFLKYETKEQAVAAIEALNGKHKIEGSSVPLVVKWADTEKERQARKAQKAQFPPSNMSNANAMQQSSLFGALQMGYVPPYNGFGYQPQGTYGLMQYPLSPMQNQAGFQNMVQPVNQGSSIRGVNSELSPNSVARSFNSMQLGSPYPAGPGMQYPGSYPGGGINSRPYMNSLNSVKVPNANATSPTSSSTSSNTGPQLEGPPGANLFIYHIPQEFGDQDLANAFQSFGRVLSAKVFVDKTTGASKCFGFVSYDSPAPAQAAISMMNGFQLGGKKLKVQLKRDNSKHNKLY; via the exons ATGGCGGAGGACGCCGGCGACAGggaccagcagcagcagcagcagcccgcCGCGGCCGCGGGGCCCGGAGCAGGGCATGCCTGcggggaggacggcggcggcagggacgAGAGCTCCGTCAAGCTCTTCGTCGGCCAGGTGCCCAAGCTCATGACCGAGGCCGAGCTGGCCGCCATGTTCCGCGACGTCGCCGTCGTCGACGAGGTCACCGTCATCCGCGACAAGGCCACCAAGGCGTCCCGAG GTTGCTGCTTCCTGATCTGCCCATCAAGGGAGGAGGCTGACAAGGCAGTGAATGCATATCACAACAAACGCACGCTTCCTGGG GCCCCAAGTCCATTGCAAGTAAAATATGCCGATGGAGAGTTGGAAAGGCTGG AGCACAAACTTTTCATCGGAATGCTCCCCAAAAATGTAACAGATGCTGAAATGACTGATTTATTTTCACAATATGGAAATATCAAAGATTTGCAGATTTTGAGAGGTTCACAACAGACGAGCAAAG CCGGCTGTGCCTTTCTGAAGTATGAAACAAAAGAGCAGGCTGTGGCAGCTATCGAAGCTCTAAATGGGAAGCACAAAATAGAG GGTTCAAGTGTACCTTTGGTTGTAAAATGGGCTGACACAGAAAAGGAAAGGCAGGCTCGAAAAGCACAAAAGGCTCAATTTCCGCCGTCTAATATGTCAAATGCAAATGCCATGCAACAGAGTTCATTATTTGGTGCCTTACAGATGGGATATGTGCCTCCATATAATGGATTTGGCTACCAG CCACAAGGAACCTATGGGCTTATGCAGTACCCTTTATCTCCGATGCAAAATCAAGCAGGCTTCCAGAATATGGTTCAGCCTGTCAATCAAGGAAGCTCAATACGGGGTGTTAATTCTGAACTATCCCCTAATTCAGTTGCTAGGTCATTCAATTCAATGCAGTTGGGCAGCCCTTATCCAGCTGGGCCTGGTATGCAGTATCCTGGGTCATATCCTGGTGGTGGCATCAATAGTCGTCCTTACATGAATTCTCTTAATTCAGTTAAAGTTCCGAATGCAAATGCTACATCTCCCACATCTTCAAGTACCAGCAGCAACACTGGTCCTCAGCTAGAGG GTCCTCCTGGAGCCAACTTGTTTATCTATCACATCCCGCAAGAATTCGGCGACCAAGATCTAGCAAATGCATTTCAGAGTTTTGGTAGAGTATTGAGTGCCAAAGTGTTTGTAGACAAAACGACCGGTGCTAGTAAATGCTTCG GTTTTGTAAGCTACGATTCTCCTGCTCCTGCGCAGGCAGCCATAAGTATGATGAATGGGTTCCAATTAGGTGGTAAAAAGCTGAAAGTACAACTCAAGAGAGACAACAGCAAGCACAATAAACTTTATTGA